In the genome of Lynx canadensis isolate LIC74 chromosome F1, mLynCan4.pri.v2, whole genome shotgun sequence, one region contains:
- the TAF1A gene encoding TATA box-binding protein-associated factor RNA polymerase I subunit A isoform X4, whose amino-acid sequence MHSYFQILEDSDSHKRQAAPEIIWKLGSEILFYHPKSNMETFNTFADRMKNMGVMNYLKISLQHALYLLHHGMLEDANRNLSRAETWRYGEKSSSQEVLINLIQAYKGLLQYYTWSKKKMELSNLDEDDYAYNTASQTMLNHSWKTSVNLGALIQTPGVWDPFVKSYVEMLEFYGDQDGAREVLTNYAYDEKFPSNPNAHVYLYNFLKREKAPREKLISVLKILYQIVPSHKLMLEFHRLLRKSEKKDHHKLGLEVLFGVLDFAGCTKNITAWKYLAKYLRQTLMGNHLPWVQEEWNSRKTWWPSFHFSSFWAKSDWKEDKALACEKALVAGILLGKGCRYFRYICKQDHQVLRKKIRRIRKSVKKHSIVNPGL is encoded by the exons ATGCACAGTTACTTCCAGATCCTGGAAGATTCCGACAGCCACAAGAGGCAGGCTGCACCCGAG ATTATTTGGAAGCTCGGAAGtgaaattctattttatcatCCCAAAAGCAACATGGAGACTTTCAATACCTTTGCTGACAGGATGAAAAACATGGGTGTCATGAATTACTTAAAG ATCTCCTTACAACATGCATTATACCTTCTGCATCATGGAATGCTTGAGGATGCAAACAGAAATCTCAGTCGTGCAGAGACATGGAGATACGGTGAAAAGTCATCGTCCCAGGAAGTGTTAATCAACCTTATTCAGGCCTATAAAGGGCTTTTGCAGTATTATACTTGGTCTAAAAAGAAGATGGAATTGTCTAATCTTG ATGAAGATGATTATGCTTACAACACAGCGTCCCAGACTATGCTCAACCACAGTTGGAAGACATCGGTAAACCTTGGTGCCTTGATTCAAACTCCTGGAGTTTGGGACCCTTTTGTGAAGAGTTATGTAGAG ATGCTGGAGTTCTATGGGGATCAAGATGGAGCCCGAGAGGTACTCACCAATTATGCCTATGATGAAAAGTTCCCGTCAAATCCAAATGCTCACGTCTACTTATACAACTTTCTAAAGAGGGAGAAGGCACCAAGAGAGAAACTGATAAGTGTGCTGAag attttgtATCAGATTGTACCATCTCATAAACTCATGTTAGAATTCCATAGATTACTGAGAAAATcag aaaaaaaagaccaccaTAAACTTGGGCTGGAAGTATTATTTGGAGTCTTAGATTTTGCTGGATGCACTAAAAATATAACTGCTTGGAAATATTTGGCAAAATATCTGAGACAGACTTTAATGGG gaaccACCTTCCCTGGGTCCAAGAAGAGTGGAACTCCAGGAAAACCTGGTGGCCTAGCTTTCACTTCAGCTCCTTTTGGGCAAAAAGCGATTGGAAAGAGGATAAAGCTTTGGCTTGTGAGAAGGCTTTGGTAGCTGGAATACTGTTAGGAAAAG
- the TAF1A gene encoding TATA box-binding protein-associated factor RNA polymerase I subunit A isoform X2: MSDFSEELIRSKTEDDQEESCVLSGTGMYFPWLQKHIDTVETGGKKEKDFAQTTSACLNRIQEALLKHQWPQAAGYMHSYFQILEDSDSHKRQAAPEIIWKLGSEILFYHPKSNMETFNTFADRMKNMGVMNYLKISLQHALYLLHHGMLEDANRNLSRAETWRYGEKSSSQEVLINLIQAYKGLLQYYTWSKKKMELSNLDEDDYAYNTASQTMLNHSWKTSVNLGALIQTPGVWDPFVKSYVEMLEFYGDQDGAREVLTNYAYDEKFPSNPNAHVYLYNFLKREKAPREKLISVLKILYQIVPSHKLMLEFHRLLRKSEKKDHHKLGLEVLFGVLDFAGCTKNITAWKYLAKYLRQTLMGNHLPWVQEEWNSRKTWWPSFHFSSFWAKSDWKEDKALACEKALVAGILLGKVRRQLGCGCEDR; the protein is encoded by the exons ATGAGTGATTTCAGTGAAGAATTGATAAGGTCCAAGACAGAGGATGACCAGGAGGAATCATGTGTATTGTCTGGTACAGGAATGTATTTTCCTTGGCTCCAAAAGCATATAGACACTGTGG aaactggaggaaaaaaggagaaggattTTGCTCAGACAACCAGTGCTTGTTTGAATCGTATCCAAGAAGCTTTGCTGAAGCACCAGTGGCCACAAGCTGCAGGGTACATGCACAGTTACTTCCAGATCCTGGAAGATTCCGACAGCCACAAGAGGCAGGCTGCACCCGAG ATTATTTGGAAGCTCGGAAGtgaaattctattttatcatCCCAAAAGCAACATGGAGACTTTCAATACCTTTGCTGACAGGATGAAAAACATGGGTGTCATGAATTACTTAAAG ATCTCCTTACAACATGCATTATACCTTCTGCATCATGGAATGCTTGAGGATGCAAACAGAAATCTCAGTCGTGCAGAGACATGGAGATACGGTGAAAAGTCATCGTCCCAGGAAGTGTTAATCAACCTTATTCAGGCCTATAAAGGGCTTTTGCAGTATTATACTTGGTCTAAAAAGAAGATGGAATTGTCTAATCTTG ATGAAGATGATTATGCTTACAACACAGCGTCCCAGACTATGCTCAACCACAGTTGGAAGACATCGGTAAACCTTGGTGCCTTGATTCAAACTCCTGGAGTTTGGGACCCTTTTGTGAAGAGTTATGTAGAG ATGCTGGAGTTCTATGGGGATCAAGATGGAGCCCGAGAGGTACTCACCAATTATGCCTATGATGAAAAGTTCCCGTCAAATCCAAATGCTCACGTCTACTTATACAACTTTCTAAAGAGGGAGAAGGCACCAAGAGAGAAACTGATAAGTGTGCTGAag attttgtATCAGATTGTACCATCTCATAAACTCATGTTAGAATTCCATAGATTACTGAGAAAATcag aaaaaaaagaccaccaTAAACTTGGGCTGGAAGTATTATTTGGAGTCTTAGATTTTGCTGGATGCACTAAAAATATAACTGCTTGGAAATATTTGGCAAAATATCTGAGACAGACTTTAATGGG gaaccACCTTCCCTGGGTCCAAGAAGAGTGGAACTCCAGGAAAACCTGGTGGCCTAGCTTTCACTTCAGCTCCTTTTGGGCAAAAAGCGATTGGAAAGAGGATAAAGCTTTGGCTTGTGAGAAGGCTTTGGTAGCTGGAATACTGTTAGGAAAAG
- the TAF1A gene encoding TATA box-binding protein-associated factor RNA polymerase I subunit A isoform X3, translating to MSDFSEELIRSKTEDDQEESCVLSGTGMYFPWLQKHIDTVETGGKKEKDFAQTTSACLNRIQEALLKHQWPQAAGYMHSYFQILEDSDSHKRQAAPEISLQHALYLLHHGMLEDANRNLSRAETWRYGEKSSSQEVLINLIQAYKGLLQYYTWSKKKMELSNLDEDDYAYNTASQTMLNHSWKTSVNLGALIQTPGVWDPFVKSYVEMLEFYGDQDGAREVLTNYAYDEKFPSNPNAHVYLYNFLKREKAPREKLISVLKILYQIVPSHKLMLEFHRLLRKSEKKDHHKLGLEVLFGVLDFAGCTKNITAWKYLAKYLRQTLMGNHLPWVQEEWNSRKTWWPSFHFSSFWAKSDWKEDKALACEKALVAGILLGKGCRYFRYICKQDHQVLRKKIRRIRKSVKKHSIVNPGL from the exons ATGAGTGATTTCAGTGAAGAATTGATAAGGTCCAAGACAGAGGATGACCAGGAGGAATCATGTGTATTGTCTGGTACAGGAATGTATTTTCCTTGGCTCCAAAAGCATATAGACACTGTGG aaactggaggaaaaaaggagaaggattTTGCTCAGACAACCAGTGCTTGTTTGAATCGTATCCAAGAAGCTTTGCTGAAGCACCAGTGGCCACAAGCTGCAGGGTACATGCACAGTTACTTCCAGATCCTGGAAGATTCCGACAGCCACAAGAGGCAGGCTGCACCCGAG ATCTCCTTACAACATGCATTATACCTTCTGCATCATGGAATGCTTGAGGATGCAAACAGAAATCTCAGTCGTGCAGAGACATGGAGATACGGTGAAAAGTCATCGTCCCAGGAAGTGTTAATCAACCTTATTCAGGCCTATAAAGGGCTTTTGCAGTATTATACTTGGTCTAAAAAGAAGATGGAATTGTCTAATCTTG ATGAAGATGATTATGCTTACAACACAGCGTCCCAGACTATGCTCAACCACAGTTGGAAGACATCGGTAAACCTTGGTGCCTTGATTCAAACTCCTGGAGTTTGGGACCCTTTTGTGAAGAGTTATGTAGAG ATGCTGGAGTTCTATGGGGATCAAGATGGAGCCCGAGAGGTACTCACCAATTATGCCTATGATGAAAAGTTCCCGTCAAATCCAAATGCTCACGTCTACTTATACAACTTTCTAAAGAGGGAGAAGGCACCAAGAGAGAAACTGATAAGTGTGCTGAag attttgtATCAGATTGTACCATCTCATAAACTCATGTTAGAATTCCATAGATTACTGAGAAAATcag aaaaaaaagaccaccaTAAACTTGGGCTGGAAGTATTATTTGGAGTCTTAGATTTTGCTGGATGCACTAAAAATATAACTGCTTGGAAATATTTGGCAAAATATCTGAGACAGACTTTAATGGG gaaccACCTTCCCTGGGTCCAAGAAGAGTGGAACTCCAGGAAAACCTGGTGGCCTAGCTTTCACTTCAGCTCCTTTTGGGCAAAAAGCGATTGGAAAGAGGATAAAGCTTTGGCTTGTGAGAAGGCTTTGGTAGCTGGAATACTGTTAGGAAAAG
- the TAF1A gene encoding TATA box-binding protein-associated factor RNA polymerase I subunit A isoform X1 translates to MSDFSEELIRSKTEDDQEESCVLSGTGMYFPWLQKHIDTVETGGKKEKDFAQTTSACLNRIQEALLKHQWPQAAGYMHSYFQILEDSDSHKRQAAPEIIWKLGSEILFYHPKSNMETFNTFADRMKNMGVMNYLKISLQHALYLLHHGMLEDANRNLSRAETWRYGEKSSSQEVLINLIQAYKGLLQYYTWSKKKMELSNLDEDDYAYNTASQTMLNHSWKTSVNLGALIQTPGVWDPFVKSYVEMLEFYGDQDGAREVLTNYAYDEKFPSNPNAHVYLYNFLKREKAPREKLISVLKILYQIVPSHKLMLEFHRLLRKSEKKDHHKLGLEVLFGVLDFAGCTKNITAWKYLAKYLRQTLMGNHLPWVQEEWNSRKTWWPSFHFSSFWAKSDWKEDKALACEKALVAGILLGKGCRYFRYICKQDHQVLRKKIRRIRKSVKKHSIVNPGL, encoded by the exons ATGAGTGATTTCAGTGAAGAATTGATAAGGTCCAAGACAGAGGATGACCAGGAGGAATCATGTGTATTGTCTGGTACAGGAATGTATTTTCCTTGGCTCCAAAAGCATATAGACACTGTGG aaactggaggaaaaaaggagaaggattTTGCTCAGACAACCAGTGCTTGTTTGAATCGTATCCAAGAAGCTTTGCTGAAGCACCAGTGGCCACAAGCTGCAGGGTACATGCACAGTTACTTCCAGATCCTGGAAGATTCCGACAGCCACAAGAGGCAGGCTGCACCCGAG ATTATTTGGAAGCTCGGAAGtgaaattctattttatcatCCCAAAAGCAACATGGAGACTTTCAATACCTTTGCTGACAGGATGAAAAACATGGGTGTCATGAATTACTTAAAG ATCTCCTTACAACATGCATTATACCTTCTGCATCATGGAATGCTTGAGGATGCAAACAGAAATCTCAGTCGTGCAGAGACATGGAGATACGGTGAAAAGTCATCGTCCCAGGAAGTGTTAATCAACCTTATTCAGGCCTATAAAGGGCTTTTGCAGTATTATACTTGGTCTAAAAAGAAGATGGAATTGTCTAATCTTG ATGAAGATGATTATGCTTACAACACAGCGTCCCAGACTATGCTCAACCACAGTTGGAAGACATCGGTAAACCTTGGTGCCTTGATTCAAACTCCTGGAGTTTGGGACCCTTTTGTGAAGAGTTATGTAGAG ATGCTGGAGTTCTATGGGGATCAAGATGGAGCCCGAGAGGTACTCACCAATTATGCCTATGATGAAAAGTTCCCGTCAAATCCAAATGCTCACGTCTACTTATACAACTTTCTAAAGAGGGAGAAGGCACCAAGAGAGAAACTGATAAGTGTGCTGAag attttgtATCAGATTGTACCATCTCATAAACTCATGTTAGAATTCCATAGATTACTGAGAAAATcag aaaaaaaagaccaccaTAAACTTGGGCTGGAAGTATTATTTGGAGTCTTAGATTTTGCTGGATGCACTAAAAATATAACTGCTTGGAAATATTTGGCAAAATATCTGAGACAGACTTTAATGGG gaaccACCTTCCCTGGGTCCAAGAAGAGTGGAACTCCAGGAAAACCTGGTGGCCTAGCTTTCACTTCAGCTCCTTTTGGGCAAAAAGCGATTGGAAAGAGGATAAAGCTTTGGCTTGTGAGAAGGCTTTGGTAGCTGGAATACTGTTAGGAAAAG